The genomic segment aaaaaaaaaaaaaagcagttaagtggatgtcactctgctgtacagtagattacaagtgggtaattgtatattgattgtattagacttgaatccaatgatataatatcattgtataagaaaaacgattctgagcggagacagtttgtcagtctagatattttatattttgttattatttattttatcatgtaagttgaattaatattaaaatattataattttttattcgtttctatggtgataaacaaagcgttagaaattaaaatcccatttttagtgttttttcgtaattttccggtggtttttcccgtggcattaaataactgtttagaaaatcaaaaaatgacttctctaaagtaccatcttgatccaatttactaaaagataaggtattatatgttgaaatcgaaacactccttctggaagaaattttgtacacaagatataaaaagaaaaagaaaaaaaataataaacaccattgtaaaaacaatagcttcctcgctctgctcagaatctaaaatggattAAGggaatatttaaagtattttgagatagattttattgtattatgaaaataataactaaatctTACCTATAGCTATTTGATATGGTGGATATAACAATGACAAATCAGTTCTAAGACTATCATTCACTACTCTCCATGCTAATGCCAATAATTGATCCTCATGTTGTCCAATATCTTGAACCAATTGAAGCAATGGACGGTAAGGTTGAAATACAATCAAACAACAGTCCAaattttccaataaataaaattcacattCTAATATATGATTAGTACGATAAGGAAATTCTTGGGTATATgcataattcaatttatttttcactataagaaaaagaaaaatataaccaaaaactgtaaaataaaataattattacagaaaCATACAAACAGTCTGGCAAGTAGTTATTAAACGGCTGTTTGATATTACACCAAATTCTTCAACTTTTGATGCTAAGAAAACACATGTTGGAGACAATAACAAAGGATCGATAGATTTGAgagaatttctagcataaaatcttttaaaataaactgttgCCGTAGCTATCACTTGCTGTTTAAGTTTCAGTTGTTCTCCTAAAATTTGGATAACTAAACaaacaattcaaaaaagtttaaattgggCATATTTCATCATTAATATCTTTCTATTAGGtagtttataaagaaaaataatttataagtaatcttataataataataagaagcttATTGTATAAAAGAACAACAATTGGTTTGACTTTCTGTAATTTATGTTGTAACTTACAATTTGAAAAGAATATTCCTATTTTTTGATATTCCTCTTCACTTAAGATTTGTAAATCTAACTGACGCTCTCTGACTAGATCTTGTTTGTCCAATATCCATTGTTGACTGTAACATACAATTCGATAAatcaatattgaataaacaattgaataaaataaatatttaaaattgaatgcgCCCGTATAGAAACTGTCAATGGAACCATTCATCATGCGGGGATGGAAGAGATTGGAAACATtaagtaaatacaaatacaatacccTCAATACTGTAATACACATTAAACAGTTtcaacataattgtattatttaattttaaataattccaaAAAACAAACTGTCACGCACGCATTGCTCatttctaaaattgaaaaactcaACAAATACATCTAAATTCCAGACTAAACAGAATCATTACTTACTAATGTGAACTTTGCCAGAAATTCCCagccattttcaataaaatgtatggtCACTGACTAATTTCCAGTTTCCACTTTTCACTTCCGTTTTTCACTCAACTTACAACGAGCAACGATGATAACAGTAATGGCCAATGGAACGATGTGTTGTTTTCTTTTATTGATAACAACGGTTAACGATTACCGGAActactaaaaactaaaaggaCACTGTCATGATGACAATTTATTGACGACCGGTAGTGGTTGGATTTACTACTGACGACGAGAGCCgtggataattaatttttattacgaaTAACGGTCACTGATCAGAGATTCGTAGTATATGGTACCTAATTGGTAAATGTTAGTTGTCTACTtgtctataaaatgtatgtacagcgttgtaaacaatattgtattacattttaataagtcttattaataaataataattattcaatatcagTGTAGGTATatggaaatatttcaaaaattcgaaagaaaaaaagaattaattgTTCCACAGAAAACTGTTAGTGGTCGGCGCGCGAGGTGGGAAAACGCGACGTACTGTCAACAAACGATTACgtcgaaatattatattcataaattcattggtataatacaatataattatataaatatataatattatacacataaacattaaacagtattataaacacatttcTAAACTTTACCGTCtgttaacaaataaaacaatgttcGGTAATCAGTGGTAGGTACACGTGCACTGGTactttaattgaaattatacaatatgacaattattttaatatgaatatattgttatttgagtTTGTTGTTCACCATTTGgcatttatatcaaatatttaacagcgtaaaaaattaaaaacctatataatagttaaatgcGCCTGAAAAAGCGTGTGGcataaaaaaccatattttatatgaaagtaaatataaagttgaataaaaaaaaaaacggggaaCTCGCTTTGATAGTTTGatgtaggtaagtaggtacactGTGTAATACAGGGTTGGGTACTGCAGTATTGTGTTTAAACAagaatttaaaacattgaatttaaacgttttgttcattgtttaaaactaataaaacataGGTTTGAAACAGTGTAAAATCTAagtgaatattgtgtttttttggtttattattatttgttaataataaatatccttcagaaaaaaaaattaaagtacctattaaataattatatctattacctaccatacttcattaaattttttttaaaaattttattgaataaattaccaagtttaaaatgtttttacttataggtacctacctaaaattaatatatagatatataatataatgtccacataaaacatccattcagaaaatatttaaaacacatttaaaatacttttaagatttaaaataagtattaattagtattaaataaatagtgaaacatatacctatactagcTGGCATATAagcaaattatataggtattaaattgaaattaagttattttaaaaataggtacctactgttttgTAAAactcatacaatttattttgtttaaaacatcgTTTGGTTTTGGAGGTgatctaataaaaatttgtcaattagtaatttaacttgtatatattgtttgttggagaattaataaatattattattattattatttttaaacagaaaaatcagtttaaaacaaaaaatatagttttttttttcaaaaatataaaaaatacaataactcTGActgtatatatagtaggtacctatcgggTGTACCTAATTTGggtgtcatatactcatatccACCCCCTTCcacatgacttttttttataactggtaAATCATTTAAGTATCTTCTTTTTTGTActtattaggtattaggtattatagtatattgtattgaaataaataataatacctaggtacataaaaacCCGACTCCCCTGTGCTAGTTTTATATAGCTAAGATAATATTACttcataataaaaacttttctgtaatcactaatcagtaatcactattgcacaaatatattgaaatacggCATAACAATGCACTTTAGCTCTCAagtgattttgaaaattttcttgGAATCCTATGTATTTCACAAAGTTAACAATAATGATACAATCAGAATGTATCGGCCGGATTTAGTTTCAAACTTTAGTTACTTTAgttatgtattttgaaaatttgagtATTTTATGCTGATTATTcgacaaatcaaaaataaattttataactttatttaatagtaggtatatagttatttattttaatgtatgtaatgtgaatgcatttatacataataggtatattaatatgtactaatAGTACTTACATTACACGGATCATAATGGTTGTAGTGTTGCACTGAGatgtgcttatattataatatattatattatgatataggtacctacctaaaccaACTTTTTAAGGGGGGAAGGGTAAATGTTTTCCAAACATGATTTAATTATGTAGCAGCCACTGCTtcaatggatgtgttaaaatatttaaattcattattcaatGATAATTGATTAATCATTGCATACGCAAGACGTTTCTGAGCGGCGACGGTCTGTCAatccatatattaattattacgtacctatctactaataagtatatttcatgatattatattcatgctattatagaaatttattttacttttattatctacctaatatggtaagttgaaatattttttcccgAGTATAATGCCTTTATAGgccttattatatattaataaataataatacctacatatttataattattatttattataatagtatacctataacctatgtactatatacttatactatacctataacctatatacctacttatatatcacatttttttttttataattgttaaggGCTTTAACGAAATAGGTTTATAGCCTGCATTAACTTAATGTTTAAACATAGAGCCATAGAGGTACAATAACACTTAATACTAGTAGTTAGTACCTATTGACATGTTATTCAATTTATGGCTAAGGTTTGTATTGCGAAAAATGCACTATTTGCGACGGAGTTTTCTTCATTGAGGGCTTGGTGAAGACATGTGATACCTAGGGTTACTATGACTTATGAGGATCTCGCAGGTTTCGGCAGTGTTTGGGGCAGTTGATTACTATGTGTCCTATTGTTAAAGTTGCATTACAAGTGTCGCATACTGATACTAGTGCTGGATatcgcattttatttttattaattttatataatataaaacaaaatatcggACTAATTATCGTAGTACGTTGTGATTGCGTGAAAAGTTTCGTGGACCCTGCAGGTATAAATAGGAAATAGCATCAAATTAATctaaatgatttgaaaatgtcatcgtgaaattatgtaggtatataaaatcgacgaataatatttataaattacaacaaattaacaaacatttttattctttgattaaaatataatatcgaattGCGTCCAAATTTTAACCTAAAATGAAAACCTTCTTATCCTAAGAAGATAGTATTTACGATAATTATTGGTAATTGCGTCTAGGGGTTGCCGACGAGCTGTTCGAGCAGATACGTTCGGCTGGAGAGTTGCGTGTGCAAGTTTACTCATCTACATCGTCTGCGTCTATGTCTGCGTCATATTTGGTCGACGATTAACCATTAAGTCATTTAGATTTATACTaaccaatattaaaaactaattaccaGAATATAAGggttaccaaattatttttaaattgtataatatggaattatagtttattgctttgtattaaaatacatttaaaaacaaggAATTTAGCACGCTCGCAGTGTGAGCTTTCCTAACttgtttttcacattttaactcgtgaagtaataaattatttttaatctcttGTTTTTGTaacttacatatatatttttatatgaatataatatactttttttgtattctcCCCATTTAACTACCTGTTTTtggaatctataatattattatattattacctattattataagcgacattttataaattttacaggagaatttttttagataattatattctaaataagttggtaacataataaattaagaattgttatttttttttacctgtaatgttaatttatatactattttggtGCTTACGTCTAACATTATTGGTAGTATGTCGCTTACGCTTTTTGGTGCTTAGGccttattcttattattaatctaaattttGGTGGTTACAaccagcataataataataatattattatcattttattctactctgtttatttaaaaatgaataaaacgaaatttataaatactatcaataattataataaccaaaaattaattaaaaccgataaaaaatatttaaaattatttaaacagcTATGGTGGTTAcgctcaaaaatattgttttgtcgCTTAAGCCTGTTATTTGGTGGTTACTCTTTAATTTGTTAGATGGCGTTTACGCAACtatcgattattttattatcgaaTATAACTTCGTCAATAATCAACATATATCGATAATCAGGTGAGCACAATCGATGCAGAATTATGTAATTTAcgccttaattaaaaaaaaaacaaattttgtcaaaaacgtCGTTTACGCACTTTTTCCTTTCCACCATCGatatcatttatatacattttttacaaccaactttatttttataatgagcCCATGAGAGACTCAGTGGGGCCCAATATTCTTTTTTgagaaatatgattatttatttttttgtacctatttaataaaataacataactttcttttttttaaatcattcatgtattaatacaattaaaatataactaatcaatacttattcttattatattattatttgttacaatacgtgtttttgtatcataaatactactctgttataatattattaatataggttataatttataatctgtaAGGCTGTCATATTGAGATACCTACATATGTACtcttatattaatcaataatccaAATGATACtgtaaaataggtatgtaaacCTTAataccttattaattattattaactacaaagtaataatattgtataattttatattatttatattgatattattataatgatatacacatatatcattattttaatatagatcaTATTTGGATTCaagaaaagaaattaaatagtacaatattacaatattaccatCAGCTATCTACAATTCGACTACGGTCAAAGGCGGCATCTCACGCAGTCACACCATCATCTATAAAAACCCATACGATATACACCGTGCACACATCGGCGCTCAGTCACTTACTCAATCTCATTTACTTAActaaattgaacattttcataTCATATTCGTGttcttttaaaagtaaaaaaactaaTTGCAATACCTTTtctttgattattaaaatattatttcaatatgcCTCTCCTGtctaataatattcagtatttttcaaataaaatcgtATAAGATAATCCCGAATCGCAAGTTCTACGAAAGGtaagtataacaaatttattcaaCACTCTTCGCGTATTGCTGGACTTAAATTCAAACTAAAAGAAAAACTCTCGTACTCACATccccataaatcataatactaaGTAATAGTATTTAACTTTAAGTAAGGAatcacagatatattataataaaaatcaatatttaactgCACTTTTATGCAGCTgcattaataattctaaaatattgtcTCAACATCGCATACtctttgattaattattaattattcatttaatattcactttaaaacatatttttaactcattacataatagtaatttattttactattattagttatatggtagattaaattaataatttttgttagaacgattgcatttattttaatattaattattataatagttaacctactataggtatacctatatatataatacatatatatttgacctatatattattgtaattcaattttGAGTCAATACTGACTTACTGTAGAACTGTGTGAGTGTTATTGGTATATGTTTTAGAGtctttaggtaggtatctatgtaggtatagtaaaatataataataaacaatatgtacattatacatttatacgtaggtataatacgtataagTTTCAAATTCccgtgaaaataatatagctttgaacgaaaaaaatctaattaaaactGATATTCTTtgcttaaatattaagtttcatCAAAGTTTTAAcatcaaatgtctataaaaaaaatggtttttaatatttattcaagcTACCTATCTGATCTGAATAGTATATTGGTAACTGGTAAGGCCGGGAACTGACATTTGAACTTTTTTAACTGACATTATAAAAATCTTGTttgaatcttgttttaaattttcaagctttttaacccagcaattttttttatacttattgaaaaaaaatttaaaaataaattgaacacttataaaaaacacaaaaaggtcaaaatattttgaacattttatcatgtatataaaatgataaaataaatatttggtaaaaatgtcatgtagttattattattattattattattattaatagttattcatttattaattactcccaaataagaaaatcatttgaTGAGAAATCGGATAAATATCCAATGtcgtaaaaatgttaacttaaaacgctcataaaaaattaatatgaatatccGGTAAACTTTGGTTTTCttgtagaaaaattatttatagaatc from the Acyrthosiphon pisum isolate AL4f chromosome X, pea_aphid_22Mar2018_4r6ur, whole genome shotgun sequence genome contains:
- the LOC100159979 gene encoding cyclin C-like, producing MAGNFWQSSHYQQWILDKQDLVRERQLDLQILSEEEYQKIGIFFSNFIQILGEQLKLKQQVIATATVYFKRFYARNSLKSIDPLLLSPTCVFLASKVEEFGVISNSRLITTCQTVLKNKLNYAYTQEFPYRTNHILECEFYLLENLDCCLIVFQPYRPLLQLVQDIGQHEDQLLALAWRVVNDSLRTDLSLLYPPYQIAIGCLQIACVIMQKDLKSWFAELNVDIDKIQEISRYIINLFELWKSYDEKKDIQGLLNKMPKPKLQPTR